AAAAAGACGGAGAGAGAAGAAGAGACAAGAGAAAGCTAGGAAGAAGATGTCTGGGAGACCAAACATGGCTGTTATTATGGCATTGTCTTTTGTGTGCGAGATTTGGGGATTGTGTGGGCGTGTGGATGATGAAAAGAATGAAATAGTTTGGTAAGGGTGTGATGGGTGTGACAGGTAGTACATGTACCATGATTAGTCTGAATGATGAGTCTGAATGCTTTTGTAAACTTTGTAAGCCTTGGGTATATGAAGAATAGTACATGTAAATGGAGACACAGACTGATGAAGAAAACTGTTCACACATATTTGATGATAAATtaatttactgtgataaattccTAGGCTTTAGCACCCTGACAGAAACGTTTTGTTAACTACACGGTTTTCAAAAATCTTGAAATAATACGAGTGTTACATTGtttctgtgtttttgttgttaatttgttaACCACCTTCCAGGGCCTCAATATGTGGGTGAATTTGTTTTATCTAGGTCGCCGGTCCTGGTCACATCGGCCGGTAGGAAAAAGTTCATAAATGTTTTTCAACAAAAGAACGTGCATAGCAACGGATCATCGTTGGcatgaaaatcttttcaacacgcTAGACTGAGATCTACAACGTTCGTTTGATACAAAGCTGTTGTAACGTTTTTCCGTGGCCGCACGCGACCGGCACTAACCGGGAATTAGGCGACATTATAGCGATCCCCGTGGttgtgtcaaaaagtataacgacagCAACATAATCTGCGTGTAGGTAAGAGTAgctgtaaacatttattttcgcTCACATAGATTTTATTGCGTAtaacattattgttttattttgcagttataTATTAAGTTAGAAACTAGTCAGCATGATCACGTGATTAAAAGGTAATAAAACTTAAATCGAATGGAGatgtctttatttatttataggactGAATTTGACTGCTTTGCTTCAAAGGAAGTCGTACTCTCTGTTGTTTTTGGGCGCACTGATCCGTTGCATTTCATACGCAAATaatgtccgaatatttaagcactctgaaggtctAATTTtacagcttttactggcccactACAAgtgctttttatgataaaatcagcaatatacggTGTTGTTGTTTTATATAGAGATTTATATAGAACCTAAAATAATACATTCGAAGTTTTATGCACTTGTGGTTTCAGAATGCAAAGCTATCGTCAAAAAACCAGCAAaactgtccggatttaggcactagACCAGTATTGAAAAATTACACGACCGTTAAGTGATGTCATCTAACAGTGACATCATACATCAATGACGTCACCAAGCGTAAACGGTTGATTTTTCGAATAAATGTTTATGATAGATTTTGCTAACGTAAGCATGGATATTTCCAAAGTAATGCAATCAAACTAAGAACTAGTAATAAAAGGAAGAATCTCGTGACTTGCATGAGAAAAGCGTAGTGAGATTAGATTATCACACCTATTTTTTAATCGGAATATTATCATAGTTAAAAAGTTAAGCCCTCACCTGCCATTGGTCCACCAATGAGATTCCCTGTTGCCTTAAACGGCAATGACATTCCAACCCCATCTGAAAATCTGCTAAATCCGACAATTTTGTGAATTATTGCGTTCACTAAGGCCCCTGTCACACAAAAGAAAAATCCAACAAATCCTGCTAAAACAAGCATGCCAGTTTGGGTAAGAAATACTGGTGTAAGACCCATGCTTATGCCAGTTACACAGAGTGACAGTGCATATACAATAGTAACATTTACTTGAGGATGATGCCCTAAAAAGCTAAAGAACACTTTTCCAACTATATTTGATATTCCATACACCATAAGAACTGTTCCAAAATCATTTCTGTTGAAGCCTACATCTTTAGAGTATGAAggcaaatgtaaaatgtaaattccttgaCTGAAATTCATAAACACATTACttatacaaagaaaaacaaatgacaatTTTCTAAAAACTGAAAGGTTTATGGATTTTTTCCGCACTGATTTTTCCCTCTTTTTAGGCGAACGATAATAATTATCTGTTTCACTTAGAACTTCCATAGGAAGCATAACTAATGCGCAAGCGCAAAGATTGAACGCAATTCCACCGAGAATGAGGAGCATTCCTCTCCAACCAAAACTCTCCTCCAATGAAACAATGATATCAGCAAATATGATAAGACCGAGATTGTGGCCTACTGAAGAAATGCCGGCAGCAAGGGTCTTGTAGGTATCAAAGTAGACATTAATTGCTGACATACATCCGTTGTAATTTATTCCAAGTCCAAGTCCTAAAGAAGAAATAAGCAAATATGTTGGTTACAAAGCTGATAAAACATTTTGCATATAAATTTCTAGTAATTAGTTAAACACACCATTATACGAGATCAAAAGACGCAGAAATGCTAATGTATCAACTGACGActaaaagattttgaaatataagGATGTGATATATATCTAATTATGTATGGATATGTTAAATTTGAATACTTATGTAATAACAAAGATAGTGTGAACATCAAACCAGCATACAAAAAAGTTGTACATGAAAAATGATAAGATTTTTGTGTACATATACCTGTCAAAAAGCCATACGAAAGGAAAAGAAACGTTGCGCTTGTTGCAAAATAGCTCACTGAAAGTCCACTAGCTGCCAGGATACCACCTACAAACGAACATAAACGGAAACCATATTGGTTGGTTAGAAAACTACCAATTGGTGCTGAAATACAAAATAGGTTCATATAAGGTAAGTTGATATCGATATCTCCTAttcaagtatttttttcattgattGGATTGCCTTTCTGTACTTTCGTGTACATTGGTGTTACAAATGTAGTCAAAATGTGTTTACTTTGAAGAAACTATGTGCAGTG
The genomic region above belongs to Mercenaria mercenaria strain notata chromosome 12, MADL_Memer_1, whole genome shotgun sequence and contains:
- the LOC123535416 gene encoding monocarboxylate transporter 13-like, producing MFQPKRDSTWSWLVLFCVLCCQIVLGGICLSGGLFFVIFTDAFDVSPAEAAWLCSFPITMWFISSPIGSFLTNQYGFRLCSFVGGILAASGLSVSYFATSATFLFLSYGFLTGLGLGINYNGCMSAINVYFDTYKTLAAGISSVGHNLGLIIFADIIVSLEESFGWRGMLLILGGIAFNLCACALVMLPMEVLSETDNYYRSPKKREKSVRKKSINLSVFRKLSFVFLCISNVFMNFSQGIYILHLPSYSKDVGFNRNDFGTVLMVYGISNIVGKVFFSFLGHHPQVNVTIVYALSLCVTGISMGLTPVFLTQTGMLVLAGFVGFFFCVTGALVNAIIHKIVGFSRFSDGVGMSLPFKATGNLIGGPMAGVLLTMTGSYAFSFYLAGVTMVLAACLMVHPIVHIKQREKNHQAKNIYLVSEKEVEISEKGTFIGTQKAINEMENEKQLKIDSKLIDMETDDRIYEVIPDIENHSEQCPRLQ